The sequence CACCAACTTCCAGTCCAGTGATCAATTCATCTTTATCCCTTATACTGAGATCCAAAAAGTTGGGTACAATACCTTTTTTGTTAGATAAGGTATTATCAttcttatttgtattgccatagtgcctaggaacccTTGTCACAGACTAGGGCCCCATTTtgctatgtgctgtacaaacatggaacaaaaagatggtccctgccccaagatcTTACATTCTAAGTATTGCACCCAGTATCTAATTTGTAACCCAAAACTTTTTGGTTTGCAAAAGGTAAACATTTTTAGAAACTCTAATGATGTTGTACTGGTGGCTGCATGAAACTGACAGCATAAGTCTCCCAAACTGAAGTCCCTCATAATAATATTTTTACCTACATACAAGTGTTTAAGGAGTAGCTCATCCTGTTCTTTGGTTCaatttggtggtctgtaacaaACCCCCACTGTAAGGTCTGAGGATCTTTTCTACagtaagcagcagcagccagaataAGAAAGCAGCAGCCATGAATTAAGAAGCAgagagtcacatcctcacattccatctaaattacatcaAAACAATGTAATAGCAGACTATTAAGAAGGCACTCCTGTCCTAATagtacccaccatcaccagataaagaaaaaaaaacggttacctatctttcgtaactgttgttcttcaaggtgtgttgctcatgtccattccatgctaggtgtATACGCGCCCATGTGCACAGCTGCTAGAGACTTTTTGCTTTAGTGATATCTGTAGGGCTggctctggcgccctctggagtgccaCGCTCATGCGCCGGTATATTAGGCaccaccatccctgccccctctcagttccttcttgccatcaATTCTGACAGTGGGGACAGAGggcgggtcatggaatggacatgagcaacaaatcttgaagaacaacagttacgaagggtaggtaacagttttttcttctttgagtgcttgctcaggtcaattccatgttaggtgactcacaagcagtttccctggaggtgggctcagagttaaTGATCTTGCGGCTTGCAACACTGCTCTACTGAAACTTGTGTCACCCCATGCCTGTTGGGTAATGACATAATGGGATGCAAAGGTGTGGACCAAGGACCAGGTCgcagctctgcagatgtcctATTTCAGAACTTGTGCAAGGAAAGCTGTTGATGAGGTCTGAGCTCTGGTAGAACGGGTGGTCACAGTAGCTGGCGGTGACACCCCTGCTTGCTTATAGCAGAACTTGATACATGTAGCTATCCATGAGTAGATACCCTGGGCGGAAACCGGCaggcctttcatcctgtctgccactgCAACAAAGAGCTGCGTCAATTTAGGAAAGGACTTGGTTCTCTCAAGGTAGAAAGCCAGCACCCTTCTAACACCAGGGTATGTAGCCTGAGTTCCTCGCTAGACTTATGAGGCTTGGGATAAAATACCAGCAGGAATATATCCTGATTATTGTGGAACGGTGACACCACCTTCAGCAAGAAGGCTGGAGGGGGGCCCACAGCTGGACCATATCCTTGTAGAACATCATATACAGTGGTTCTGATGTGAGCGCTCTAATTTTGGAAACTCTGCAGGCTGAAGTGATTGCGATCAGGAAGGAAACCTTCTTCAAGAGGAGTAGCAGAAACACAAAGATAATGGCTCGAAGGGTGGCCCTGTGAGCTTAGGCCACACCAGGTTTAGATCCCAAGGCAGGATAGGGTCATGAACTTCAGCATAAAGTCGCTCTATGCCTTTCAGAAATCTGACCGTCATATCATGGGAAAAAAGCAGATCTGCCCTGAACCAGCGGATGAAAGGCCAAGATGGCCACTAAGTGGACCCTGATTGATGAAAGAGTCAGACCTTGGTGCTTTAGATGCAACAGGTAGTCTAGGATGGATTGTAGTGAGATCTGGTGTGGAGGTAGGTTCTGGCCCAAGACCCAACATGAAAAAcgcttccatttggccaggtaggtagccctggtggagggctttctattGCTCACCAAGATTTGCTGAACTTGAGCTGAGCAAGCCTGCTCCTCCACATTCAGCCATGCAGCAACCATGCCGTCAAGTGGAGGGGTGCTGGATTCAGGTGTAGCAAAAGGCCGTGGTTCTGAGACAGCAGGTCCAGCTGGAGCAGGAGCTCCAATGGGGCTGCTACCAAAAGCTCTAACAGCGTGCTGAAGTTGATGCAGCCACACCGGAGCTATCAGGATAACCTTTGCTCCCGACCACAGGAACAGGAAGGCTTTGGACAGGAAACCTCTGTCGTGCCTGTGGATCAGGCAGAACCGGTGACGCTTCCTGTTCTGGTCCACGTGGGGAGTCCCCCACCTTTGGAAAATGCAGCTGACCACCTATGGGTGGAGAGACCACTTGTGGCAAGGCAAGAAAGACCTGCTGAGATGATCTGCCAATGCATTCTTGGTGCCAAGCAGGTGAGACACCATGAGATGAATGGCGTACTGGACGCAGAAGTCCCATAGCTGGAAAGCCTTTTGGCACAGGCCTAACAAGCGGACTCCGCCCTGCTTGTTGATGTCAAACATCACCACGGTATTGTCTGTCCATGACTCAGACCTTGCCCtccagaaagtggaggaaagCTTGACAAGGCCAGCCAAACTGCCTTGAGCTCCCTGATGTTTATATGCAAGGAACGATCTTTCTGCAACCAAAGAACTTGCATGCTGATGTCGCTGAGGGGGGCTCGCCAGCCCAAGTCTGATACATTGGAGACAAAGGTTACTGCAGGACATGGGTTTATGAAGGGAATGCCCTCTAACACTGATTGGGGTTCCATCCTCCACCCCAGGGAAGCCAGGATGTGTGATGGGACTGTAATCACCTGTTCCAAATCGCATTTGCCTGGCATGTAGATTGAAACCAGCCACACTTGCAGGGGTCTGAAATGCAGACATGCATGACGGACCATGTAAGTACCTGCTGCCATGTAGCCTAGCAGCTTGATCCATACACGGGCAGTTGTGAGCAGGTGGGTTCTCATGTGGGTTATGAGGTCCGACATGACTCAGAACCTAGACTCTAGAAGGAAGGCCTTGGCTTGGGTAGAATTGAGTACTGCTCCTATAAACTCTATCCGTTGCATTGGTGACAGAGTTGATTTTTGTTAGTTTAtaagaggtgggcaaactacggcccacgggaccatcctgtccggcccctgagctcctggcccaggaggctagctctcagtccctcccctcctgtcccccctcccccgcagccacgcaggcagcactctgggcagcggggctgcccGTTCAACgtgtctggctccagctgggtggcatggcagccagacatgctgctctgagcggcatggtaaggggccggggtgttggataaggggcagagggtcccggggggcagtcaggggacagggagggagttatatagggggtggggtcctggggggcggttgtcccaggagggggcagtcaggggacaagaagcaggggggttggatgggtgggaggttctgaggggggcagtcagggggcaggaagtgggagggggcagatagggggcggggccaggctgtttggggaggcacagccttccctacccggccctccatgcagttttgcaccccaatgtggccctcaggccaaaaagtttgcccacccctggtttataaGCAGGCCCAGATCCTGAGAGGTGAACCTCACCAAGTTGAGGCTGCATTGCACCTGAGTTTGTGACCTGTCTCTGAGCAGTCAGTTATCAAGGTAAGGACACCCCTCGACACCTCAGGTAAGTGGCCACCATGGCCATACACTTTGTGAACACCTTTGGGGCGATTCAGTGGCCAAAGGGCAGGGCCATGAACTAATAGTGGCACTGATCCACTACAAAGCGCAGAAACCTTCTGTGTCCTTGGAAAATGGAGATATAGAAATAAGCATCCTTCAAATTGAGGGCGGCaaaccagtctcctggatccagagaaggaatgatggaggccagggagaccatgtggaacttcagcTTCTGAGATATTTGTTGAGGCGACACAGGTCTAGAATGGGTCTGACGCCCCTTTCGGCCTTCAGGATTAGGAAATACCGAGAGAAAAACCTTTTCCCCTCATGTCTTGAGGGACTTCCTCTACAACCCACACCCTTAGGAGGGTTTCTACCTCCTGGACGAGGAGTTGCCCcagagaagggtccctgaagagggacgtggaggtggggtgggagggaggaaaacTGCAGGGTATACCCAGAGGTttcagtgctcagcacccagcggTTCAAAGTAATTCGGAACCAGGCAGTACGGAAAGGGAATAAACGATTGAAAAATAaacgggtgggggaggggggctggatctGATAAATCTGGTACTCCGTCCTTGGGCGCACCCTCAGAATGCCTATCTCGGGCCACCTGACTGACATGCAGAGCCTGATTGGGAGGCTGAGGATGGGGTGGGACAATGGTATTTGAAGCCCTTGTCTCTGTCCCTTCTCCTGTAGGAGCCTTGTCTCAAGGAGCCCGAGACCCTCAGTGATGGGGGAGAAGGCCGGAATGACTTCCTGGAGGTCTGCGGTGTGGAAAGCCCCATGGAGCAGAGCATGGCATGGGAGTCTTTCAGGCCTTGTAGCCTGGCATCCGTTTGCTCCAAGAACAGAGCATTGCCTTCAAATGGGAGGTCTGGATGGATTGTTGGACCTCCAGGGAGAGGCCAGAGGACTGCAGCCACAAACTCTGCCACATCGACACAGCCATAGCCATGGACCTGGCTGCCAAGTCTGCCACATCCAAAGCGGTATGGAGTGAGGCCCTGGCTACTGACCTGCCTTTCTCCAGAATAGACGTGAACCGTTGGCCCAGGTCTTGCGGCAGGAAATGTTTAAATTTTGCCAGCGAGTCCCGCAAGTTGTAATTATATCTACCCAGCAGTGCCTACTGGTTAGATATCCTCAGCTAGAGGCGCGCAGTCAAATAAATTTTCCTTCCAAATAGGTCCAACATTTTTGCATCCTTATTTTTAGGCGTGGCTCTTGCCTGTCCCTTCCTGTCCTTTTGTTCACTACTGATACTATGAGTGAACCCGGGGGTGGGTGGGAGTATAGGTATTCATACCCTTTGGCGGGCACGTAATACTTCTTTAAAGCCCTCTTTGATATGCGCAGCAAAGAGGACAGGGTTTGCCACAGGGCCTTTACTATCTTTGATCACCCCTTTATTCACAGATAATGCCATCTTGGCAGGTGTTGCGGTGCCAAGATGTCAAAAAGGCTGTCTGCTTGTTCTGCAAGCTCCTCAGCCTGTAGGCCCAGATTTGAGGCCACCCTTTTAAGCAGTTCTTTGTGGGCCATAAAGTCATCGGGAGGGAGTGGGTGAGATGGGCCCATGACCACCTcatcaggggaagaggaaggtaaaccggggaggggctgggccacacACACTACCCCAAGAGAGTCTTCCCCAGCAACTGACGTCTGTCATCAGGTACCAGAATCAGAATCCGATTCCAGGTCTGGTCCTGGTGCCAATGGTACTGCAGACAGCTTCTTGGAGGGCCCCACTGAGGAACGTTGTGAGTATGGCCCTGGCATTATGGGGAGGCTCCAGGGATTCCAATAAGGCCACTGGATCGGCCACTGGCTCTGTGGCCAGGCACCCATCGCGGGCTCTGCCATGTCTGGTGCCCCAGTGAATGGTTCCCCCTTTGAATTCTGGGGAAGACTCCTCCCTTCCTTACCCTGGAGGTGCTGTCAGAGCCTCCCTCTGCCATCAAGGCTGGAGAATGGTGCTGGGGTCATGGTGATTGGTGGTACCATGTAGGTGGAGACTGATAGTGGGATGGTGGTGAGAGCTGACGGACTGGGGTGTGGGTGACCTGCGCCGAGGAGATGGCAACCGCTGTCTTTAAGATGCAGGTCGGTGCCAAGGAGATTGAAGCCTCGCCAGTGATGAATCACATCGTCTGAGAACACGAAGGTGGTGATGGACTGGTGCCAAGTCTCCGGGGATTGATGGTGCCTGCGGAACCTTTGCCACCTCCACTGGCTGGGAGTCTTGTCATGTAGGTGGTACCGTGAGAGCCATGAGGTCTCTCACCACCTGAAACGCCTCTGGCATCGAAGGCACCATCAACCACGCTGGCCCCCTACCACTCCCAGGAGTCGGAGGCAGGTTCTTGGATGGGCTAGGGGCTCTTGAGGCTGCCACCCCTGGGCTCTCAAGTGCAGGCAGGTGGCCCGACATGGGTCCTTTGCCTGCTGATTGTGCCTTGTCCTCATTAGAAGCTGGGGAGCGCCCCCACTGCTTTATGTGCTTCCTGGGCACCGGTGACAGGGAGTGGTGCCATGGAGAGCTCGAAGCTGGAGGGGCACTCCAAACTGACCTGGACATGTTCTGTGCTGAGTCAGACCTGGAGGGGTCTGACGCCGGTCTAAGAACTGCCTCCATTAATAGTGCATTTAAGTGGATGTCCCTGTCCTTTTGGGTCCTTAGCTTAAGGTTTTACAAATTCAGTACTTGACCTTGACATGTGcttcccccaaacacttcaagcagCTTGTGTGAAGGTCGCTAACCTGCATCGGCTTATTACAAGCAGAGCATAGCTTGAAACCCGGGGACTGGGGCATGCCTTATCCCTGGAACAACGTCTCaacagggaatcatagaatatcagggttggaagggacctcaggaagtcatctagtccaaccccctgctcaaagcaggaccattccccaatttttgccccaactccctaaatggccccctcaaggattgaactcacagccctgggtttagcagggcaatgctcaaaccactgagctatccatccccCCACTCTAACTGTAACTAACTCTACCTTAACTGCTAACAATACTAACTATCCAAAAACTATAGTACACAAACAGTTCGAAGAGACCACTATCACACTTGCTGAACAAGAGCGAAAGAGGCGTTCTTTACTTGAAAATGATTGATTAAAGTATAGCTACGCAGGACTTAGTTTAACTATGTAACTGGAGTCCAAAAGGAAATTCTTTGGAACCTAACTCCAGCACAtagcccaagatcagagctgccagacctcaacactctgccGAGCATACCATGCAGAAGCTGGAGCCCTGGACGACTTGATCCTGACTAGCCACTAAGGAAAGTTcgtctgccttattgggagtggtgagcattgcaTGCTTAGCCTATGTGTTCTGTTTTGGTAACTGTTAATAAACaaatagaggttaaggatattattgtgtaaggctctttcactgatAAAGGCCTCACAAACACGCAGAAGATTATGCCCTGATCCCTGGGAACTGGGTCAGGGTGGGTGCCTTTCACCCAGAGCCCTATaactgggaaagggtgggggtgcctaaattaaccGTGTTATGCTTTGAGTGCACAGAAGGGTAAATGTGGGGTGCCCTAGAGTGTGTGGGAACATCCACCATTCATCAGTATCCCTCCTGGGCTTTGTTAGTAAGCACGTTAATCCATATGATCAGTACAGCTGGGAAAAAATAATGGCAAATATTTTACTCACCAGAAAGTAcaattttgtttgacccaaaatgatttgcGTTGAGTTTGCCCAGTTATGAccgaaccaaaaaaaaaaaaaaaagaaatgttttggagatgttgaaacaaagcattttgttttcatatgacggcttttcattttgatttttgaaatTTTAACAAAAGTAAAGGAGGACTAGATTCACCAAATGGTTTTTCCCtcaagctctcctgttgaagctattccacctTTTATAAATAAGTATTTCTTAGAGCAGACTTGCACTTGagactcccacatcccaggcagtGCCCTAACTACTAGGGTAAAAACTATGAGGAGATCACCTCCTCTTCCAGCTGTTTTCTGAATCTAGTCCTCCCCAGCCTTTGTTAAAATGCccaaaatcaaaccaaaaaatccaagttgaataataacaaaaaatgtttcataTGACCCTACTAGAAATTTTTCCAACTTTTCAATTCacaaaaaaattggaaatttttcattttcagtttgattttttgGAAATGCTAGCGAACCTAAGAAGATTCACCTAGGTCATCTTCTGAGTTATCAATAACTCTAAAATAGGTAATGGTGTCTTTAATGTAGAGTGCAACCCTATCCTCCCCCAACAACTCTTTTACTCACTGAGGGGATCTACAGAAGGTTTCTGTGTCATCCTCCACAGGTCAGAGCCAAGACCCACAATCACAGACCCTGGCAAATGCTGGGGTGTTTGTTTCAATGGGTTTTATTTAATTCCATATTTTACAAGGTGGATCTGGATTCCCAAACTTCCCATCACCAGGAGAACAAAGGATCTTGGACAGCAACAGGGATTGGGGAACTCTGGGGCAGAAGCACAGGTGATACAAAACCAGCTCCACCTAAGCTCACGAATGCTTCCTCTTTCCTGTAAGACACAGTACACTACCCATTCCTGAGATATTCCCCCAGAAGGGGAATAAATGAGACTCAGGTTCTCTCTaaactccctcctctcccacatACAACAGAGACCACTTGGTACTGGAGGTGATAGTGGAATGTAAGGTAGGGCAGGGAAGGACTAAGGGATCCAACTTTTCAACCAACCTGTAAGATGAAGAGGTGGCCTGCTTACCCCCCACGCCCAGGGAAGATCTAATAAAATCAGGAGCCTATAAAGTTTGGGGAGCCTTACCTCCTTCCCCTGGGCATTCAGGTAATCTTTCACTTCCCTGACTAAGTCTGGCTTCCCCAAGGAGAGATGCAGGCAATGGACTCTAAGTGGGGTGAAAGGTGAGCCAGGGAAATCAGGGGACCATCCAACCCCTAGGAATCTGGGGGCTACCTAGTTACCCTCATTCCCTCTGGGATTCAGAGACCTGTTCTAGAACAAAGGACCTCCAAGGGGAATCTGAAGGTAGCACGGGATACAGAACACATTGGAACTGTCATGAGGGCACAGCCCATTCAAAGGTCACCCTAACCACAAACAGGGCAAGACTCCCCGCAACCTCAAGgcccaggggctgggggagccttGATGAGGCCCTAGTAGAAGAGATGGGACTCTGGCCACTGCACCAGGGGGCTCTAGggattttatttcttcttcctctcctgGGAACAGCGAGGGCAGAACCTGgtaggaaaaggaaagagaaggcaGCAGTTATGACGTGGGAGGGACCCACCAATACACAAAGCCTATGGGACCCTCCTTAGTGCCCCCCAAATACAGCCACACACACAGAAGCCCTTAAACACACACAACCCCCAATAACTCTTCATTGAGATGCAGTCCCAACACCCCCTAACATTCATAGTCACCCCGCCCCAGAACGTTCCGCTCCAGACACCCATGGGACTCCCCAGTGATTTATAGCCTCTTGAAACCTCTGATGTCCTTGTTTCAGCACCCACTCACCATTTCCCTCTCGGCTTTGTCGTCAGGCCCACACAGGCGAAATGGAACCACTCGATGGAGCACTGATGTGGGATGAAGAGCACAGAGTCAGTCATACAGTAGAGTTTCCTTCCCTTCTGAGTCTTTTGGGGGCTACCAACACCCCCTCAGCATTTGATCACATAACCTCCCCTTGCAACTCCTCAGCAGTGACCACATCAATATTCAGGATTGTGGAAGTGGATTGAGAAACTCACCTAATTCCTACTCTGTTTTAAGGCTTCCCTCCTCCTGGATTCCAGACTTGTCCAGGacaaaaatctgtcccttaagGGTCTCTCTAAAATGAGCATCCTCCTTAATTCTCTCCTCTCACATAATCTGTACATACACCCTCGACCTGCAGGTGTCACTGCTTGAGATAGCAGGACCCACATAAGCACAACCAGATTTCCAGTGTGAGTCTCACCCCGCCCCCATTCTCTCCAAGTCCAGTATCTTACATCAGGGTTATCACAGCCAATCATCTCCCCATAGGAGACCTGGTGGCACAGGCAGTAGGTGGGTTCATTGGGATCCACAGGCATATCCAGCACATCTGAGGGGTGCACATTTCCAAATGTCACTGAAGGCATCCCATACTCCGTGCTGCTGCAGGAGAGAAGGAGGAATCAGGTCAGCAAAGTCACCAGGGTGGGGGCACCCCCGCACTTCACCCGGGGAGACCCTCTGCTGTGGACTCCACCTTGACAGAAACAGAAAGAGACCCTTCCCCACATAACACAACTGCAGAAATTCACTATCCCAGGTCCTGTCCTCACAGCAAGGACCTGACCTCTCCAGGCCTCTATCTCCTTCCAGAGGGAAGGATATTTCTCTCACTAGGAGTCCCAGCCTACCCGGGCTCTTGCTCTAACTGCTCCAGGGCACAGCAGGAACAAGTGGGATGGATGAGCCCATTGGTCTGATCTGGGTGAAGTCAGGGGATCGCTTATGATCTGGATgagggatggattgcaccctcagcaaattctcggatgacactaagctggggggagaggtagatatgctggagggtagggacagggtctggaatgacctagacaaattggaggattgggccaagagaaaactgattaggttcaacaaggacaagtgcagagtcctgcacttaggacggaagaatcccaggcactgttACATGCTGGGGACTGATTGGCTAAGCGgaagttctgaagaaaaggacctggggattacagtggatgggaagctggatttgatagcagccttcaactaacaGCCCTCCATCCCACTAAcggggggttccaaggaggatggagctaggctgttctcagtggtggcagatgacagaacaagaagcaatggtctcaagttgcagtgcgggaggtctaggttggatattaggaaaaactatttcactaggaggatggtgaagcactggaatgggttatctagggaggtggtggaatctccatctttagaggttttttaaggcttggcttgacaaagccctggctaggatgatttagttgagattggtcctgctttgggtagagggttggactagatgacctcctgaggtctcttccaatcctaatcttctatgattctatgacaaaggGCAGGACCTGACCATTGGTTTGATCCTGATTAGGGGTGTAGCCAGCCGCAGCCCCCATCCATGGCTTGACCccccccaggcagcagcagctcctgctccaTGGGGAAGAGGTGCAGCCCATGGCTCCCTCTGCATCTGCCCTGCCAAGCAGTCTGTGCCTGTGTCGACCTCCTGTCACGTCGTTACCTTGCTTTTGAAGTGCAGTTTGCACAGTTTCCTATCTGAACCACAAATAACAGCAGAAGTCCTTGCGAATGTGAGGGGCTTGCTTAAAGCTATATTACCAATTGTATTCATGCTTATGAACATGTAATCAATATATAAGGAGTGAGATAGTATGAGTGTAAGAAACCAATCGCAAGGCTTGAACTGAAATATTACCATGTAAGGATAATCAAGGTGTATATGGGACTGTATATAAACCTACAGCAGTAGCGGCCAGAGAGAGATGTAACCTACGACAGCAAAAACTCAGGACCGGACCGGAAGCAGTAGAGCCCTCCCACAGACCCGAAGGGGCTTCGGGGACTCTCGTCGCCTAGCGGTTCAATCTCTGGGAAGCTGGAACCTGGCCAGTCTCAGTCACCTAAGATCGAAAACAACACCTGCGTCTTCAGCCTGCCAGTATGCATGGAATGTGTGTGAGTATAACTGCGCAAATAATGGAAGTAAGCAATAAATCAACCCTCAATACTGTTTCAATTCGACCTTTGTTTGTGGTTATTTCTTGGCTGGTTCCAAGAAAGAGTAACAAGGGGAACCTTGATGGACCCACTGGTCTGACTTAACTTGTGTGGTTACCCCCCATTCCCTAAGTCTCCCTGTCACTTACGTGCGGACGAGTTTCAGCTTCTTTTGAGCCATCTTTGGTGCCTCCTCATCAGAGTTTTTCCCCTTAGAACGAGCACGGGCAGCTTTCTTCTCCTTTTGGGCCCGGCCCTCTGGAGGGATGGGGAAAAGAAATGGGCATTAAACTCTTCCACCCACGAAGACAGATACCTGTACACCAGCCCCCTTTACAGCATTAAGACACATACCCTGCCCTTTCATAGTCTCTGGTCTACACACACCCATCATCTCCTCTGAGACACCCCATCACAACCCTCCATCATCATCCCTGGGTCACCTCCTTGTCACTTGCTGGGTTCTAGATCCTCCTCAAACTCCAACTTCACAGGCTCTGGGCCATCTCCTGCCATCCTCCTCCCAGGCTCCCTTCCAACCCCACCACTTTTGTGGTCCTGGGCCCCACTATATCAGTTTGCGGCAGGGCCCTGGGACTCACTCTTCTTGCCCTTGCTGGAGGAGCTGTCGTAGTCACTCGATTCAATCTGCTTCTCCTTCAAGTCAGCTTCAAAACGGGCAAGGTCCGTGTCTAGCCGCCGGATGTGCTTATCCACCTGCAGGTAGGACAGTAAGCAAAAGCATTATTAGGGGATGGAATCCTGAAGGGCCTAGAAAGGACAGGGGAAGGGGCTTCAGCAGAGAGGCAACTGTAGGTGGTGCCTACAAGGGAGACAGGGATCCATGTTGGGACTGGAGCAAAGGATTTCCAAATGCTTTATAACCCCATCCAGTACCAGGAACAGGATACAGTGAGTCATGACTCCCAGCCCTTCATGCTATAACCCTTTGTCACCACtctgctccctctctctccttcatACCATCTCATAGGTCTGCATGGCCAGCTGAACCTTGTCATCCCCGAACTCCTTGCATTTCGCATAGGCTTCCTGAATTTGCTTGAGAAGCCCCAGTTTTTCCTCCGAAGACAGAGTCCGTGCATTGGTGATATACTCCGTGGCCAGTTTATCAATCTCTGACTTGAGGTCTGAAACAAGACCGGATTCATGGTCAAAAATATCCCAGTGCCCTCTGCTAGGAAGGGCAGATCTGGACAGCTGTAGGCTCCCTCCTCTGCCCTGTTGTCACACCACCACCTGCAAGGGAAGGAAGagcaggccagctgcaggcttCCTACCTACTCACAGCACATACTCTGGGCCTCATTCCTGACACTCACCTTCTGTTCGCTGGTCTAAATCTCGCATGAGTTGGAAATTTCTCTGCAATTCAAATGGCAGGTTCTCAATGCCTGGAGAGAGAGGTAGATACATGGAGAGGTCAGGTCCCTGTCTCTGTTTCCCCCATTAAGCATTTATAATAACCAGATATAGGACTTAACATCCCCTAATTTCCCTGTCAGTCCAACTCTGATGTAATGCAGCAGCTGTTCTCTAAGATGCCAATGATT is a genomic window of Lepidochelys kempii isolate rLepKem1 chromosome 1, rLepKem1.hap2, whole genome shotgun sequence containing:
- the ING4 gene encoding inhibitor of growth protein 4 isoform X1, which translates into the protein MAAGMYLEHYLDSIENLPFELQRNFQLMRDLDQRTEDLKSEIDKLATEYITNARTLSSEEKLGLLKQIQEAYAKCKEFGDDKVQLAMQTYEMVDKHIRRLDTDLARFEADLKEKQIESSDYDSSSSKGKKKGRAQKEKKAARARSKGKNSDEEAPKMAQKKLKLVRTSTEYGMPSVTFGNVHPSDVLDMPVDPNEPTYCLCHQVSYGEMIGCDNPDCSIEWFHFACVGLTTKPRGKWFCPRCSQERKKK
- the ING4 gene encoding inhibitor of growth protein 4 isoform X3 codes for the protein MRDLDQRTEDLKSEIDKLATEYITNARTLSSEEKLGLLKQIQEAYAKCKEFGDDKVQLAMQTYEMVDKHIRRLDTDLARFEADLKEKQIESSDYDSSSSKGKKKGRAQKEKKAARARSKGKNSDEEAPKMAQKKLKLVRTSTEYGMPSVTFGNVHPSDVLDMPVDPNEPTYCLCHQVSYGEMIGCDNPDCSIEWFHFACVGLTTKPRGKWFCPRCSQERKKK
- the ING4 gene encoding inhibitor of growth protein 4 isoform X2 → MAAGMYLEHYLDSIENLPFELQRNFQLMRDLDQRTEDLKSEIDKLATEYITNARTLSSEEKLGLLKQIQEAYAKCKEFGDDKVQLAMQTYEMVDKHIRRLDTDLARFEADLKEKQIESSDYDSSSSKGKKKGRAQKEKKAARARSKGKNSDEEAPKMAQKKLKLVRTTEYGMPSVTFGNVHPSDVLDMPVDPNEPTYCLCHQVSYGEMIGCDNPDCSIEWFHFACVGLTTKPRGKWFCPRCSQERKKK